From one Thalassospira lucentensis genomic stretch:
- a CDS encoding electron transfer flavoprotein-ubiquinone oxidoreductase, which yields MERESMEFDVVVVGAGVSGLSAAIRLMQLAQEHEKEITVCVVEKGSEVGAHTLSGAVMEPRSMNELFPDWKERGAPLNVPAGKDEFLMLSETGGIKLPTPPQMHNKGNYIVSLGNVCRWLGEQAEAMGIEVYPGFAAAEVLFNEDGSVKGIATGDMGIQRDGTPGPNHEPGMELHAKYTFFAEGCRGSLSEQLIKKFDLRKNSDPQTYGIGIKELWEVDPEVHEEGKITHTTGWPLDKNTYGGSFLYHLDNNQVVVGFVIGLDYENPHLSPFDEFQRFKTHPKVRKIFEKGRRISYGARALNEGGFQSIPDLVFPGGCLIGCSAGFMNVPKIKGSHTAMKTGMLAAEAAFEALSAETPPASMESYPEKLKNSWVYPELHKVRNIRPSFAKWGYWGGMAYSAVDTYLLGGKAPWTFKNHADHACLKPAADMPKIDYPKPDGKISFDKLSSVFLSNTNHEEDQPIHLTLKDASVPVDVNLAVYDGPEARFCPAGVYEFVEDEDKGGKRLQINAQNCVHCKTCDIKDPTQNIVWVVPEGGGGPNYPNM from the coding sequence ATGGAACGCGAATCCATGGAATTTGACGTGGTTGTCGTCGGTGCCGGTGTATCCGGTCTGTCGGCTGCCATTCGCTTGATGCAACTCGCCCAGGAACATGAAAAAGAAATCACCGTCTGTGTGGTGGAAAAAGGTTCCGAGGTCGGCGCGCATACGCTTTCGGGTGCGGTGATGGAACCGCGTTCGATGAACGAACTTTTCCCCGACTGGAAAGAACGCGGCGCACCGCTGAATGTCCCCGCTGGCAAGGATGAATTCCTGATGCTGAGCGAAACCGGTGGCATCAAGCTCCCCACCCCGCCGCAGATGCATAACAAGGGCAACTATATCGTAAGCCTCGGCAATGTCTGTCGCTGGCTTGGCGAACAGGCCGAAGCCATGGGGATCGAAGTTTATCCCGGCTTTGCCGCCGCCGAAGTCCTGTTTAACGAAGACGGTTCGGTCAAGGGGATCGCGACCGGCGATATGGGCATCCAACGCGATGGCACGCCCGGCCCGAACCACGAACCGGGCATGGAACTGCATGCGAAATACACCTTCTTTGCCGAAGGCTGCCGTGGCTCGCTGTCCGAACAGCTGATCAAAAAGTTTGATCTGCGCAAAAATTCCGATCCGCAAACCTATGGCATCGGGATCAAGGAACTCTGGGAAGTCGACCCTGAAGTTCACGAAGAAGGCAAAATCACCCACACCACCGGCTGGCCGCTCGATAAAAACACCTATGGCGGGTCGTTCCTGTATCACCTTGATAACAATCAGGTGGTGGTCGGTTTTGTCATCGGGCTTGATTACGAAAACCCGCATCTGAGCCCGTTTGACGAATTCCAGCGTTTCAAAACCCACCCGAAAGTCCGCAAGATTTTCGAAAAGGGTCGCCGTATTTCATACGGCGCGCGCGCGCTGAACGAAGGCGGTTTCCAGTCGATCCCCGATCTGGTCTTCCCCGGTGGCTGCCTGATCGGCTGTTCGGCCGGTTTCATGAATGTGCCGAAAATCAAGGGATCGCACACCGCAATGAAGACCGGCATGCTCGCCGCCGAGGCCGCGTTCGAGGCGCTAAGTGCCGAAACACCGCCCGCCTCGATGGAAAGCTACCCGGAAAAACTTAAAAACAGCTGGGTCTATCCCGAACTGCACAAGGTCCGCAACATCCGCCCAAGCTTTGCCAAATGGGGCTACTGGGGCGGCATGGCCTATAGTGCGGTCGATACCTATCTCCTGGGTGGCAAGGCCCCCTGGACCTTTAAAAACCACGCCGACCATGCCTGCCTGAAACCGGCTGCCGACATGCCGAAAATCGACTATCCGAAACCGGATGGCAAAATCAGCTTCGACAAACTGTCATCGGTGTTCCTGTCAAACACCAACCACGAAGAAGACCAGCCGATCCATCTGACGCTCAAGGATGCCAGCGTGCCGGTCGACGTCAACCTTGCGGTCTATGACGGGCCCGAAGCCCGCTTCTGCCCGGCTGGCGTCTATGAATTTGTCGAGGACGAGGATAAAGGCGGCAAACGTCTGCAGATCAATGCGCAGAACTGCGTTCATTGCAAAACCTGCGACATCAAGGACCCGACCCAGAACATCGTCTGGGTGGTGCCCGAAGGTGGTGGCGGCCCGAACTATCCCAATATGTAA
- a CDS encoding aldehyde dehydrogenase family protein has protein sequence MSSDSKMMARDYHKAMAPFFGSDEIGSWVNGAMMPGRGDMFELIDPATGKAFLTLKDAGAEVVDEAMQAASAGQKVWWGMTAAERGRILWRIGQQVRDHLDQLALLETVTAGKPIRDTKVEVLKVAEMFEYYAGWADKLHGDVIPVPTSHLNYTRPEPYGVVTQITPWNAPIFTAGWQLAPALCTGNAAVLKPSEMTPLTSLALGVLSKKAGLPVGVITVLTGLGTTTGVAATTHDVTRKVVFVGSPRTGAIIAAQAAQNIVPCVLELGGKSANIVFGDADLKRAVLGAQAAIFSGAGQSCVAGSRLLVQRNVVDRFLDMLVDGANRIPVGDPMDSATQIGPINNDAQYQTVRRLVAAGQKEGAELLAGGVRPEGYDEGYFLRPTVLGNVRNDMAIAREEIFGPVVSVIPFDDEAEAVAIANDSKFGLAGAVWTQSVDRAHRVAANVRAGTFWINSYKTINVMSPFGGFGASGYGRSSGKEGLMEYMQPKSVWTETAANPPAAFGYAPE, from the coding sequence ATGAGCAGTGATTCCAAAATGATGGCGCGTGACTATCACAAGGCCATGGCGCCGTTTTTTGGCAGCGATGAGATCGGAAGCTGGGTCAATGGGGCGATGATGCCCGGACGTGGCGATATGTTCGAACTGATCGATCCGGCGACCGGCAAGGCGTTTTTGACGCTTAAGGATGCCGGGGCGGAGGTTGTTGATGAGGCGATGCAGGCGGCCAGTGCCGGACAGAAAGTCTGGTGGGGCATGACGGCGGCTGAACGTGGCCGGATCCTATGGCGGATCGGGCAGCAGGTGCGTGATCACCTTGATCAGCTTGCGTTGCTGGAAACCGTGACGGCGGGCAAGCCGATCCGCGATACAAAGGTCGAGGTGCTTAAAGTCGCGGAGATGTTTGAATATTACGCCGGTTGGGCCGACAAGCTGCATGGTGATGTGATCCCGGTGCCGACCAGCCATCTGAACTATACCCGTCCCGAACCGTATGGCGTGGTGACACAGATTACGCCGTGGAATGCGCCGATCTTTACCGCCGGCTGGCAGTTGGCCCCGGCCCTTTGCACCGGCAATGCGGCGGTTCTGAAGCCATCGGAAATGACGCCTTTGACCTCGCTGGCCCTTGGGGTTCTGTCCAAAAAGGCCGGTTTGCCCGTTGGGGTGATTACGGTTTTGACCGGGCTTGGCACCACGACCGGGGTTGCGGCGACCACCCATGATGTGACGCGCAAGGTTGTTTTCGTTGGGTCGCCGCGCACGGGGGCAATTATCGCCGCACAGGCGGCACAGAATATCGTGCCCTGTGTTTTGGAGCTTGGCGGGAAATCGGCCAATATCGTGTTTGGCGATGCGGACCTTAAACGCGCGGTGCTTGGTGCGCAGGCCGCGATCTTTAGCGGCGCGGGGCAAAGCTGTGTCGCGGGATCGCGGCTTCTGGTGCAGCGCAATGTGGTTGACCGGTTCCTTGATATGCTGGTCGATGGGGCCAATCGTATTCCGGTCGGGGATCCGATGGATAGCGCAACCCAGATCGGCCCGATCAACAATGACGCGCAATATCAGACGGTGCGTCGGTTGGTTGCGGCGGGTCAGAAAGAAGGCGCGGAACTGCTGGCAGGCGGCGTTCGCCCGGAAGGGTATGACGAGGGTTATTTCCTGCGTCCGACGGTGTTGGGCAATGTGCGCAATGACATGGCGATTGCGCGCGAGGAAATCTTTGGCCCGGTTGTTTCGGTCATTCCGTTTGATGATGAGGCAGAGGCGGTCGCGATTGCCAATGACAGCAAGTTTGGTCTGGCCGGGGCTGTCTGGACGCAATCGGTGGATCGGGCGCACCGGGTGGCGGCCAATGTGCGGGCCGGGACGTTCTGGATCAACAGTTACAAGACGATCAATGTCATGTCGCCCTTTGGCGGGTTTGGGGCCAGTGGGTATGGAAGGTCGAGCGGCAAGGAAGGGTTGATGGAATATATGCAGCCCAAAAGTGTCTGGACCGAAACGGCGGCCAATCCGCCCGCCGCATTTGGCTATGCACCGGAATAG
- a CDS encoding NAD(P)-dependent oxidoreductase yields MSNPETGTIGVVGLGNMGLGMVRTLLRDGFSVVGFDLSPERQAEAAAAGATIVARLPELFEACPTIVLSLPTANHVRTVLTGDEGLGARDMDPRLVIDTTTSEPDVTRELDAVLRTQGHILIDAPVSGGPAGANSGNLTMMVGGGDADVARAMPVLNSLGGKITHVGPVGAGHAVKIVNNMLVASHLLTMSEAVRLGNAAGVTTENLIAALNAGSGRSAISEVNYPKWVMNGAFDSGFTMGLMRKDVRLAMALAKEKDVSLPVSGLAGQIWAASAEVLADDADFNRITECDPADKGAKS; encoded by the coding sequence GTGAGTAATCCAGAAACCGGCACCATTGGTGTCGTTGGTCTTGGCAATATGGGGCTGGGCATGGTCCGTACCCTGTTGCGGGATGGCTTTTCGGTGGTCGGGTTTGACCTTTCGCCGGAACGTCAGGCCGAAGCTGCCGCCGCCGGGGCGACCATCGTTGCCCGCCTGCCCGAACTGTTTGAAGCGTGCCCGACGATTGTCCTGTCGCTGCCGACGGCGAACCATGTGCGCACGGTTCTGACCGGTGATGAGGGCCTTGGTGCGCGCGATATGGACCCAAGGCTTGTGATCGACACCACAACATCGGAACCCGATGTAACCCGCGAGCTTGATGCGGTGCTGCGGACACAGGGGCATATCCTGATTGATGCGCCGGTCAGCGGCGGACCGGCCGGTGCCAATAGCGGCAATCTGACCATGATGGTTGGCGGCGGGGATGCCGATGTGGCGCGTGCGATGCCGGTCCTGAATTCGCTGGGTGGCAAGATTACCCATGTCGGGCCGGTGGGTGCGGGTCATGCGGTCAAGATCGTCAATAACATGCTGGTGGCAAGCCACCTTCTGACCATGAGCGAGGCGGTGCGTCTTGGCAATGCGGCAGGCGTGACGACGGAAAACCTGATTGCTGCCCTTAATGCCGGGTCGGGCCGCAGTGCGATCAGCGAGGTCAATTATCCGAAATGGGTGATGAACGGTGCCTTTGACAGCGGCTTTACCATGGGACTGATGCGAAAGGACGTGCGGCTTGCCATGGCGCTTGCCAAGGAAAAGGACGTTTCCCTGCCAGTGTCGGGATTGGCCGGACAGATTTGGGCGGCAAGTGCCGAAGTTCTTGCCGATGACGCTGATTTCAACCGTATTACCGAATGTGATCCTGCCGACAAAGGAGCCAAATCATGA
- a CDS encoding LysR family transcriptional regulator: MKIDDKPLRYFLAVFEAGSIRTAAENLRIAPSAISRQIASLEAHLETLLMERTKRGIIFTESGHMVAAHARRRFEMDEAFSVDLAAARGAIAGTVRIATGEGFVVDLVNHVVRPLRDEFPDIRLEIDVAGTEKITHGILRDDYDMGLVFNPPRNPDLELLAEDHAPLCALVPPGFDLAKKETCTLSDTLNYPAALLNPHFGVAKLLANVDHGNRVARDAFLTADSINVAVHFVLSGGGITFLPAFAVSRQLRRGEVVAIPLTDHFLARVPSHLLVRKGRPKTAAVRAVTGMIRDRMEAFGSAWYPEEHA; this comes from the coding sequence ATGAAGATCGACGACAAGCCGCTGCGTTATTTCCTTGCCGTGTTCGAGGCCGGGTCCATCCGGACCGCGGCCGAAAATCTGCGCATCGCCCCATCCGCCATCAGCCGCCAGATCGCATCCCTCGAAGCCCATCTTGAAACGCTTCTGATGGAACGCACCAAACGCGGCATCATCTTCACGGAATCGGGCCATATGGTTGCCGCCCATGCCAGACGCCGCTTTGAAATGGACGAGGCCTTTTCGGTTGATCTGGCCGCCGCCCGCGGTGCCATTGCCGGAACAGTGCGCATTGCAACGGGCGAAGGATTTGTCGTCGATCTGGTCAATCACGTTGTCCGCCCGCTTCGCGATGAATTCCCCGATATCCGCCTTGAAATTGATGTCGCCGGAACGGAAAAAATCACCCACGGCATCCTGCGTGATGATTACGATATGGGGCTTGTCTTCAACCCGCCGCGCAATCCCGATCTGGAACTTCTGGCCGAGGATCACGCACCGCTTTGCGCCCTTGTCCCGCCGGGATTTGATCTGGCGAAAAAGGAAACCTGCACGCTTTCCGATACACTGAATTACCCGGCTGCCTTACTGAACCCGCATTTCGGCGTTGCCAAACTTCTGGCCAATGTCGATCACGGCAACCGGGTGGCGCGTGATGCGTTCCTGACCGCCGATTCGATCAATGTTGCCGTCCATTTCGTGCTATCGGGGGGCGGCATCACCTTTCTTCCGGCCTTTGCCGTATCGCGACAATTACGCAGGGGCGAGGTCGTGGCGATCCCCCTGACCGACCATTTTCTGGCCCGCGTTCCATCGCATCTTCTGGTGCGCAAGGGACGCCCGAAAACCGCCGCCGTGCGGGCGGTTACCGGCATGATCCGCGACCGGATGGAGGCCTTCGGCTCCGCCTGGTATCCCGAAGAACACGCATAG
- a CDS encoding DUF3100 domain-containing protein — protein MNALRGQLELWRLHLAVIVLGAIAELIGIQKIPLGIGAILLLPLLYAFVMAALMNPNVMPKFGKFIRQKEVAAASPLIVIAIMPFIAKFGTTIGPAIETIIAAGPALLLQELGNLGTIVLAFPLAVWGLKMGREAIGATFSIAREPNLAIIADRYTLKSPEGTGVMGVYVIGTLFGTFIFAILASLFASADIFDPRALAMACGIGSGSMMAACTGALTEVIPSMKDEILALAGASNLLTYATGLYAGLFIALPIVEKLYNATAGKNDIATANKKEA, from the coding sequence ATGAACGCGCTTCGGGGACAATTGGAGCTTTGGCGGCTCCACCTCGCCGTTATCGTACTCGGCGCCATCGCCGAACTGATCGGCATTCAGAAAATTCCATTGGGCATCGGCGCGATCCTGCTGCTGCCGCTGCTTTATGCCTTCGTCATGGCGGCATTGATGAACCCCAATGTCATGCCGAAATTCGGAAAGTTCATCCGCCAGAAGGAAGTCGCCGCCGCATCGCCGCTGATCGTGATCGCGATCATGCCGTTCATTGCGAAATTCGGCACCACCATCGGCCCGGCAATCGAAACCATCATCGCAGCCGGCCCGGCCCTTCTGTTGCAGGAACTGGGCAATCTCGGCACCATCGTTCTGGCCTTCCCGCTTGCGGTCTGGGGCCTGAAAATGGGCCGCGAGGCGATTGGCGCAACCTTCTCTATTGCGCGTGAACCCAACCTTGCGATCATCGCCGACCGCTATACCCTCAAAAGCCCCGAGGGCACGGGTGTCATGGGCGTCTATGTGATCGGTACCCTGTTTGGCACTTTCATCTTTGCCATTCTGGCGTCCCTTTTCGCCAGCGCGGACATCTTTGATCCGCGTGCCCTTGCCATGGCATGTGGCATCGGCAGTGGCTCGATGATGGCGGCCTGCACCGGCGCGCTGACCGAAGTCATTCCGTCCATGAAGGACGAAATCCTTGCCCTTGCCGGGGCCAGCAACCTTCTGACCTATGCGACCGGGCTTTATGCCGGCCTGTTCATCGCCCTTCCGATTGTTGAAAAACTCTATAACGCGACGGCTGGCAAAAACGACATCGCCACCGCAAACAAGAAGGAGGCCTGA
- a CDS encoding M20 aminoacylase family protein, translating to MTVSASSLHPRATQLVDEFTAWRHHLHAHPETAFEEKLTSAFVAQKLQSFGLDVKTGIAKTGVVATLQGKGGPGKRIGLRADMDALDIHETTNLPYASKHPGKMHACGHDGHMTMLLGAAKILAENPDFTGTVDFIFQPAEENEGGGREMVEEGLFDSHPADAVYGMHNWPGRDVGTMAMKPGPMMASYDIFEIAIDGRGCHAAMPHLGRDPITAAGQVLLALQTITARNVNPLQSAVISPTQIFAGDTWNVIPDTATIRGTVRTFAPDIQDLVEERLKTVADATARAFDCTARVMYQRRYPATINSEAETAIAFAAASRVVGADQIDQNPEPSMASEDFAFMLNAKPGSYVWLGNGPTDGNCLLHNAAYDFNDAAIPYGVSYWISLVEECLSA from the coding sequence ATGACAGTCTCCGCTTCCTCCCTTCATCCTCGTGCCACCCAACTCGTTGATGAATTTACGGCCTGGCGACATCATCTGCATGCTCACCCCGAAACCGCGTTCGAGGAAAAGCTGACCAGCGCCTTTGTCGCGCAAAAGCTTCAATCCTTCGGGCTCGATGTCAAAACCGGTATCGCAAAAACCGGTGTGGTCGCCACCCTTCAGGGCAAAGGCGGACCCGGAAAACGTATTGGCCTTCGCGCCGATATGGATGCCCTTGATATCCACGAAACCACCAATCTGCCCTATGCCTCGAAACATCCGGGCAAAATGCATGCCTGCGGCCATGATGGCCATATGACCATGCTACTCGGTGCGGCCAAAATCCTCGCTGAAAATCCCGATTTCACCGGCACGGTCGATTTCATCTTTCAGCCTGCCGAGGAAAACGAAGGCGGCGGGCGCGAAATGGTCGAAGAAGGCCTGTTTGACAGCCACCCTGCCGATGCGGTCTACGGCATGCATAACTGGCCCGGCCGCGATGTTGGCACCATGGCAATGAAACCCGGCCCCATGATGGCCAGCTACGATATTTTTGAAATCGCCATTGATGGTCGCGGCTGCCATGCCGCCATGCCGCATCTTGGCCGCGATCCGATTACCGCTGCCGGTCAGGTGCTGCTTGCCCTGCAAACCATCACTGCGCGCAACGTCAATCCGCTGCAAAGTGCGGTGATCTCCCCCACCCAGATTTTCGCGGGCGACACATGGAATGTCATCCCCGATACCGCCACCATCCGCGGTACGGTGCGCACCTTCGCCCCCGACATTCAGGATCTGGTCGAAGAACGCCTTAAAACCGTTGCCGATGCCACCGCGCGCGCCTTTGATTGCACCGCGCGCGTCATGTATCAGCGCCGTTACCCGGCCACGATTAACAGCGAAGCCGAAACCGCCATCGCCTTTGCCGCCGCCTCACGCGTCGTCGGCGCGGATCAGATCGATCAGAACCCCGAACCCTCCATGGCCAGCGAGGATTTCGCGTTCATGCTCAATGCCAAACCCGGAAGCTACGTCTGGCTTGGCAACGGCCCGACCGATGGCAACTGCCTTCTGCATAACGCTGCCTATGATTTCAATGACGCTGCCATCCCCTATGGCGTCAGTTACTGGATATCGCTGGTCGAAGAATGCCTTTCCGCATGA
- a CDS encoding DJ-1/PfpI family protein yields the protein MEIAIVTLDGFNELDSFVALSILNRAKGNGLRAVITGTGQSVTSMNGVEVTIQEPLSFIATADVVLFGSGIHTRDHINDPDLMAQIDLDPSRQMIGAQCSGVLFLHKLGLLPATITTDTKTRSLLARTDTVLEDRPLVAQGNIVTSGGCLSSHYLAGWVLARALGTDRAMSILEYVAPVGQKSQFTKQARDIIVPQLDVPAKRPLYC from the coding sequence ATGGAAATCGCGATTGTAACGCTTGATGGTTTTAACGAACTCGACAGTTTTGTCGCGCTCTCGATCCTGAACCGGGCCAAGGGCAATGGCCTTCGTGCCGTCATTACCGGCACGGGCCAGTCCGTAACCTCGATGAACGGGGTCGAAGTCACGATACAGGAACCGTTATCCTTTATCGCCACGGCCGATGTCGTCCTGTTTGGCAGTGGCATCCACACCCGCGATCATATCAATGATCCCGACCTGATGGCACAGATCGACCTTGATCCGTCGCGCCAGATGATCGGCGCGCAATGTTCGGGTGTGCTGTTCCTGCATAAACTGGGCCTTCTGCCCGCCACCATCACGACGGATACCAAAACCCGGTCCCTTCTGGCGCGCACCGATACGGTCCTTGAAGACCGCCCGCTGGTCGCGCAGGGCAATATCGTCACCAGTGGCGGCTGCCTGTCGTCGCACTATCTGGCGGGATGGGTTCTGGCGCGTGCGCTTGGCACCGACAGGGCAATGTCCATTCTGGAATATGTCGCCCCGGTCGGCCAGAAATCGCAATTCACCAAACAGGCGCGCGACATCATCGTGCCGCAGCTTGATGTTCCGGCCAAACGCCCGCTTTACTGCTAG
- a CDS encoding tetratricopeptide repeat protein, protein MKRHLLNIVIPMTALALSACGTMSQRADRAEFEYPQSNSFSGNFLAGKAAQIENRTDYASRYLLRAHEIDPGNDDLRRRAFLALIAEGRIADAEPIARVLVDENPEDLFAVMAVMDAEIRDQDYQAALDTVSTLPQRGITSLIVPLAKAWLYTGLDQPQNAMAALNELQGNGSLNPLSEYHRGLILAYFNDLNAAEVALASAYGDPADAPLRAAEALGSVYERKGQTQKASLLYESYMDRHPQSLAMPYHLDRLAKGEPPTSTVVTPASGLAEAYLDIATLLSQENAVDPALLMARFSLSLRPGDDITRLLVGEIMEIQKRFDAAIIVYQSIPIESPHSWNARLRAASSYEQLGKTDDAIALLENMVNERGDRPDALIQLGDILRFDQDFAGAANAYDRAIERLGGADAVGWRLLYRRGIAYERAGNWQKAEADFLKALELEPDQPYVMNYLGYSWVDMGKNFDQAEDMLKRAVELQPDDGYIIDSLGWVYYKLGRYDDAVEQLEKAVELKPDDPTINDHLGDAYWQTGRFHEARFQWHRALSFNPTEELRADVQAKLEGKTPLVGAVAAN, encoded by the coding sequence TTGAAACGCCATCTGTTAAACATCGTCATTCCGATGACGGCTCTTGCCCTTTCGGCCTGTGGCACCATGTCGCAGCGCGCCGACCGTGCCGAGTTCGAATATCCGCAAAGCAACAGCTTCTCTGGCAACTTCCTTGCCGGCAAGGCCGCCCAGATCGAAAACCGCACGGATTATGCTTCGCGCTATCTGCTGCGCGCCCATGAAATCGACCCAGGCAACGATGATCTGCGCCGCCGCGCCTTTCTGGCCCTGATTGCCGAAGGCCGCATTGCGGACGCGGAACCGATTGCACGCGTTCTGGTCGATGAAAACCCCGAAGACCTGTTTGCCGTGATGGCCGTCATGGATGCCGAAATCCGCGATCAGGATTATCAGGCAGCCCTTGATACCGTATCAACCCTGCCGCAACGCGGGATCACATCGCTGATCGTGCCACTCGCCAAGGCATGGCTTTATACCGGCCTTGATCAGCCGCAAAACGCCATGGCCGCCCTTAACGAATTGCAGGGCAACGGGTCGCTCAATCCGCTGTCGGAATATCATCGTGGCCTGATCCTTGCCTATTTCAATGACCTGAACGCCGCCGAAGTCGCCCTTGCCAGCGCCTATGGCGATCCGGCCGATGCGCCGCTTCGCGCGGCCGAGGCACTCGGCTCCGTCTACGAACGCAAAGGCCAGACGCAAAAGGCATCACTTTTGTATGAAAGCTATATGGATCGCCATCCGCAGTCGCTGGCGATGCCCTATCACCTTGACCGTCTGGCAAAGGGCGAACCACCAACCAGCACGGTTGTGACCCCGGCATCGGGTCTGGCGGAGGCATATCTTGATATCGCGACCCTGCTCAGCCAGGAAAACGCGGTTGATCCGGCCCTGCTCATGGCGCGCTTTTCGCTGTCGCTGCGCCCCGGTGATGACATAACCCGCCTTCTGGTCGGCGAAATCATGGAAATCCAGAAACGCTTTGACGCGGCGATCATTGTCTATCAATCGATCCCCATCGAATCCCCGCACAGCTGGAACGCGCGCCTGCGCGCCGCCTCAAGCTATGAACAGCTTGGCAAAACCGACGATGCCATTGCCCTTCTCGAAAACATGGTCAATGAACGCGGTGATCGTCCCGATGCCCTGATCCAGCTTGGCGATATCCTCCGCTTTGATCAGGACTTTGCTGGCGCGGCCAATGCCTATGACCGGGCGATTGAACGGCTGGGCGGGGCCGATGCTGTCGGCTGGCGTCTGCTTTATCGTCGCGGCATTGCCTATGAACGCGCCGGAAACTGGCAAAAGGCCGAGGCCGACTTCCTCAAGGCGCTCGAACTTGAACCCGATCAACCCTATGTCATGAACTATCTTGGCTATAGCTGGGTCGATATGGGCAAAAACTTCGATCAGGCCGAAGACATGCTCAAACGCGCGGTCGAACTGCAACCTGATGACGGTTACATCATCGATAGTCTCGGCTGGGTCTATTACAAGCTCGGCCGTTATGACGATGCTGTCGAACAGCTTGAAAAGGCGGTTGAACTCAAACCCGATGATCCGACCATCAACGATCATCTGGGCGATGCCTATTGGCAGACCGGCCGCTTCCACGAAGCCCGTTTCCAATGGCACCGCGCCCTTTCCTTCAACCCGACCGAAGAACTGCGTGCGGATGTTCAGGCCAAGCTTGAAGGCAAAACACCCCTTGTTGGTGCGGTTGCCGCAAACTGA
- a CDS encoding 4-(cytidine 5'-diphospho)-2-C-methyl-D-erythritol kinase translates to MSSTHTEPAPAKLNLFLHVTGKRDDGYHLLDSLVCFADCGDVITATARDDAELTLSITGPMAGDLATGNIEDNLVLRAARLLRAEGAVSQGADLTLEKNLPVASGIGGGSADAAAALRVLCRVWQLDIPTDALEKLALKLGADVPVCLHGKTVLMQGIGEKLIDLPELPSLSLVLVNPGQAVSTPEIFAARDAAFTDENLWDRMAKFNSGASLAAALQDCRNDLTLPASGILPEICDVLNALAREDGCLLARMSGSGATCFAIYDTENQAGRAAHAIAESQPDWWVQATGIQTTEDRARAQIGASFPA, encoded by the coding sequence ATGTCTTCGACCCATACCGAACCGGCCCCGGCCAAGCTGAACCTGTTCCTGCATGTCACCGGCAAACGCGATGACGGCTATCACCTGCTCGATAGCCTCGTCTGCTTTGCTGATTGCGGCGATGTGATTACCGCAACCGCGCGCGATGATGCCGAACTGACCCTTTCGATCACCGGCCCGATGGCGGGTGACCTTGCCACCGGCAATATCGAAGACAACCTGGTCCTGCGCGCCGCGCGCCTGCTTCGGGCCGAGGGAGCGGTATCACAGGGCGCCGACCTCACACTTGAAAAAAACCTGCCCGTCGCATCTGGCATCGGCGGCGGATCGGCAGATGCCGCCGCCGCCCTTCGCGTGCTGTGCCGGGTATGGCAGCTTGATATCCCGACCGACGCCCTTGAAAAACTCGCCCTCAAGCTCGGGGCCGATGTGCCGGTTTGCCTGCATGGTAAAACCGTTTTGATGCAGGGGATCGGGGAAAAGCTGATTGATCTGCCGGAATTGCCCAGCCTGTCACTGGTGCTGGTCAATCCGGGCCAGGCGGTTTCAACGCCTGAAATCTTTGCCGCGCGCGATGCCGCTTTTACCGACGAAAACCTTTGGGATCGCATGGCAAAGTTTAACAGCGGGGCATCGCTTGCCGCGGCCCTTCAGGACTGCCGCAACGACCTGACCCTTCCGGCATCGGGCATCTTGCCCGAAATCTGTGACGTGCTGAATGCGCTGGCCCGCGAAGACGGCTGTTTGCTGGCCCGCATGTCGGGCAGCGGGGCGACCTGCTTTGCGATTTACGATACCGAAAATCAGGCCGGACGCGCCGCCCACGCCATCGCCGAAAGCCAGCCCGACTGGTGGGTACAGGCCACCGGAATTCAAACGACCGAGGATCGCGCACGCGCACAAATCGGCGCATCCTTCCCGGCCTAA